CCCGGCGACGGTGATTATATTAGCAGCCGAACTTCGAGAGTGCTAATAACAAATCCATTTTAAGGAGGGGGTTGTTATGAAGATCAAACCGCTTCACGATCGTATTTTGGTCAAGCGCTTGGAAGAAGAGGAAAAGACGGAGTCGGGGATCATCATTCCAGACACCGCCAAAGAGAAGCCGGTCATGGGAAAGGTGATCGCCGTAGGTGACGGGCGCATCCTGGAAAACGGTCAAAAGCAGCCCCTGGCGGTCAAGGAAGGGGACAAGATCCTTTTCGGAAAGTATGCGGGCACCGAGGTCAAGATCAAGGGTGAGGAATACCTCATCATGCGTGAGGACGACGTTTTGGCCATTATTGAAGAATAAAAACCCAAAATTCTGAAAGGGAGGTGAAGTTATGGCGGCCAAGGAAATTATTTATGATGTACAGGCGAGGGAGAAGCTCCTTGCTGGAGTGGACAA
This portion of the Thermosulfurimonas marina genome encodes:
- the groES gene encoding co-chaperone GroES; amino-acid sequence: MKIKPLHDRILVKRLEEEEKTESGIIIPDTAKEKPVMGKVIAVGDGRILENGQKQPLAVKEGDKILFGKYAGTEVKIKGEEYLIMREDDVLAIIEE